One part of the Bacillus sp. FJAT-27916 genome encodes these proteins:
- a CDS encoding TIGR01457 family HAD-type hydrolase yields MKEYKGYLIDLDGTMYKGTERILEAVHFVQNLQKKGIPYLFVTNNSSRTPEQVAEKLREFEIPATAEQVFTTSMATANYIEEKKPDASVYIIGEDGIIEACRNKGFAFKKEDADFVIVGLDRSVNYEKLSVACLAVRNGATFISTNGDIAIPTERGLLPGNGSITSVVTVSTKTEPIFIGKPESIIMEQAMKVLGVSKEETLMVGDNYDTDIMAGINAGVDTLLVHTGVTTRQHMEIHEKKPTYAIDSLDEWKI; encoded by the coding sequence ATGAAAGAATACAAAGGCTACTTAATTGATTTAGATGGAACGATGTATAAAGGGACTGAACGGATTCTAGAAGCGGTTCATTTTGTGCAAAACCTTCAAAAGAAGGGTATCCCTTATTTATTTGTTACGAATAACTCTTCACGCACACCGGAGCAGGTAGCGGAAAAACTGCGTGAATTTGAAATCCCGGCAACAGCTGAGCAAGTGTTCACGACGAGCATGGCGACAGCCAATTATATTGAAGAGAAGAAGCCAGATGCATCAGTCTATATCATTGGGGAAGACGGCATCATTGAGGCTTGCAGGAATAAAGGCTTTGCGTTCAAAAAGGAAGATGCTGACTTTGTTATTGTCGGGCTTGACCGCAGCGTAAACTATGAGAAGCTTTCTGTAGCTTGCCTGGCAGTCAGAAATGGAGCAACCTTTATTTCCACGAATGGAGATATCGCCATTCCAACTGAACGCGGACTGCTGCCAGGAAATGGATCCATCACATCTGTTGTAACCGTATCAACAAAAACGGAGCCAATCTTCATCGGTAAGCCGGAATCCATTATTATGGAGCAGGCGATGAAGGTGCTTGGTGTTTCTAAAGAAGAAACCTTGATGGTCGGGGATAATTATGACACGGACATCATGGCTGGAATCAATGCCGGTGTTGATACATTACTTGTCCACACAGGCGTTACGACAAGACAGCATATGGAGATTCATGAGAAGAAGCCGACCTATGCGATTGATTCACTTGATGAGTGGAAGATTTAA
- a CDS encoding group II intron maturase-specific domain-containing protein, translated as MKVSVKAKLKKITKRNRGRSLEIILKEIRQLMTGWLNYYGISAMKGFMNELNGWLKRRIRQYIWKQWKYPRTRRKNLIQLGIEKQKAYEWSNTRKSYWCISKSYVLHRSLTDKELARHGYEDISVKYQLIHSSY; from the coding sequence GTGAAAGTATCGGTAAAAGCAAAGCTGAAGAAAATCACAAAGCGTAACCGGGGAAGAAGCCTTGAAATCATTCTAAAGGAAATCCGTCAGCTTATGACTGGTTGGCTAAACTACTATGGTATTAGCGCAATGAAAGGGTTTATGAATGAATTGAATGGATGGTTGAAGCGAAGAATCAGACAATATATCTGGAAACAATGGAAATATCCACGAACAAGAAGGAAAAATCTGATTCAATTGGGTATCGAAAAGCAAAAGGCTTATGAATGGTCGAACACTCGGAAGAGTTATTGGTGTATCTCCAAGAGTTACGTCCTTCATCGGTCCTTAACAGATAAAGAGCTGGCACGTCACGGATATGAAGACATATCTGTGAAATACCAGCTCATTCACTCAAGCTATTGA
- a CDS encoding phosphatidylglycerophosphatase A family protein — protein sequence MKGKPIEMTEKTARQWLSDRGVSVKEIGELVMYLQHKYHSNLQLDECIANVERVLSKREVQNAILTGIQLDLLSEKGLLEEPLQSIIKTDEGLYGVDEILAFSIVNVYGSIGFTNYGFIDKQKPGILQRLNDKTSGECHTFLDDIVGAIAAAASSRLAHRAENLD from the coding sequence ATGAAAGGAAAGCCTATCGAAATGACGGAAAAAACAGCTCGGCAGTGGCTAAGCGATCGCGGTGTCAGCGTGAAGGAAATCGGCGAATTAGTCATGTATCTGCAGCATAAATATCATTCTAACTTACAGCTGGATGAGTGCATTGCTAATGTGGAACGGGTATTGTCAAAACGAGAGGTCCAAAATGCCATTTTGACAGGAATTCAGCTGGATTTACTTTCTGAAAAGGGATTGCTTGAAGAACCGCTGCAATCCATCATTAAGACAGATGAAGGGCTATATGGGGTTGATGAAATCCTCGCCTTCTCAATCGTCAATGTATATGGGTCTATTGGATTTACTAATTACGGATTTATCGATAAACAAAAGCCCGGCATTCTACAGCGACTGAATGATAAGACAAGCGGGGAGTGCCACACCTTCCTTGATGATATTGTTGGAGCGATTGCCGCAGCAGCTTCAAGCAGACTCGCACACCGGGCGGAAAACCTGGACTAA
- the yutH gene encoding spore coat putative kinase YutH, which yields MDHDSIYTHYGLSVENEVKAGSVHLFKSGMQSFLYYAATGDEREMDEQYYMAHHLNEQGEPGVWLPIMNREQSILTAGPDQQPYIVCMLGSVLPDIYEPGKALAIFHYRGRTIQTRMDQSSRMGKWKQMWETRIDQLEKVWRDKLLSKPQNDFEKLFIDSYPYYAGLTENAIQYLVDTELDDDPELMDGGTICHTRYTPETWGKNTVGKVPKDWVFDHGARDIAEYVRMCFLDQPNTYHQGVIRFLRQYQSIAPFSTFTAKMTYARLLLPIHYFETIETYYFIRSEGEKAKLEERLGQYTKQSSLYERMLHEWYEMAGIPKGNSRMSVPEWIQSKQK from the coding sequence ATGGATCATGATTCGATTTATACTCATTACGGCTTGTCGGTAGAAAATGAGGTCAAAGCCGGTTCCGTTCATTTATTTAAGAGTGGAATGCAGTCGTTCTTGTATTATGCGGCAACAGGCGATGAACGAGAAATGGATGAACAATATTATATGGCACACCATTTAAATGAACAGGGTGAGCCAGGGGTTTGGCTGCCAATCATGAATCGCGAGCAAAGTATATTAACAGCTGGCCCTGATCAGCAACCGTATATTGTTTGTATGCTGGGCTCTGTCCTTCCTGATATTTACGAACCAGGTAAAGCTCTCGCCATTTTCCATTATAGAGGCCGTACTATTCAGACGCGCATGGACCAGTCCAGCCGCATGGGCAAATGGAAGCAAATGTGGGAGACCCGAATTGACCAATTGGAAAAGGTGTGGAGAGATAAGCTCTTGAGCAAGCCCCAGAATGATTTCGAGAAATTATTTATAGATTCCTATCCATATTATGCAGGTCTTACAGAAAATGCTATTCAATATTTAGTCGACACCGAGCTTGATGATGACCCTGAATTGATGGACGGCGGGACGATTTGCCACACGCGTTACACACCGGAAACATGGGGGAAGAACACGGTTGGAAAGGTGCCGAAGGATTGGGTTTTTGACCATGGGGCGAGAGATATAGCTGAGTATGTCCGTATGTGTTTCCTCGATCAGCCAAATACGTATCATCAAGGAGTCATTCGTTTTTTGCGGCAATACCAATCAATCGCTCCATTCTCAACCTTTACAGCTAAAATGACCTATGCAAGATTGCTTCTCCCGATTCATTATTTCGAGACGATTGAAACGTATTATTTCATCCGTTCGGAAGGAGAGAAAGCAAAGCTTGAGGAGCGGCTGGGTCAGTACACAAAGCAATCAAGCCTATATGAACGGATGCTTCATGAGTGGTATGAAATGGCGGGGATTCCTAAAGGAAACAGCAGGATGTCTGTACCAGAATGGATTCAGAGTAAACAAAAATAA
- a CDS encoding homoserine dehydrogenase, producing the protein MKPISIGLLGLGTVGTGVVKIITNHQDKLMHQVGCPVEIKKILVKDLVKEREIMLPSGMLTTSSDEIIHDPEIDVIIEVIGGVEETRDLLLQALENKKHVVTANKDLMAVYGPELLNVASNNGCDLFYEASVAGGIPILRGLVDGLASDRITKMMGIVNGTTNYILTKMCKEKLSYEDALKKAQELGFAETDPTADVGGLDAARKMAILATLGFSMTIDLDDVKVQGITGVSDEDLTFSQKLGYTMKLIGLAQRCEEDKVEVSVEPTLLPVDHPLAMVNDEYNAVYVYGEAVGETMFYGPGAGSLPTATAVVSDLVAVMKNMRLGVNGSSAVLPQFPKKLKTDEEIRGKHFLRLRVKDEIGVFAQITSIFAEDGISFEKIMQLPIKEEQASEIVLISHDAPLANFERVLEKLETYEKVEEIKSTYKVEGGLV; encoded by the coding sequence GTGAAGCCGATTTCAATAGGATTATTAGGGCTTGGTACAGTAGGAACAGGGGTTGTGAAAATCATTACCAATCATCAGGATAAACTGATGCATCAGGTTGGATGCCCTGTGGAAATCAAAAAAATCCTTGTAAAAGATCTTGTAAAAGAGCGAGAGATCATGCTTCCAAGCGGAATGCTGACGACTTCGAGCGATGAGATTATCCATGATCCAGAAATAGATGTCATCATTGAAGTGATTGGCGGTGTGGAGGAGACACGGGATCTGCTTCTTCAAGCTTTGGAGAACAAAAAACATGTTGTTACAGCAAATAAGGACTTGATGGCTGTTTATGGACCAGAGCTTTTAAATGTAGCATCCAATAATGGCTGTGACCTCTTTTACGAGGCTAGTGTAGCCGGCGGCATTCCTATCCTGCGCGGGCTGGTGGACGGGCTCGCCTCTGACCGGATTACGAAGATGATGGGTATAGTGAATGGAACAACGAATTACATCTTGACAAAGATGTGCAAGGAGAAGCTCTCCTATGAAGATGCGCTGAAGAAAGCACAGGAGCTTGGCTTTGCGGAAACTGATCCAACTGCAGATGTCGGCGGACTGGATGCTGCACGGAAGATGGCGATTCTAGCGACTCTTGGGTTCTCCATGACCATCGATTTGGATGACGTAAAGGTGCAGGGGATTACGGGTGTATCAGATGAGGACTTGACCTTCAGCCAAAAGCTTGGATATACAATGAAGCTGATTGGTCTTGCTCAGAGATGCGAGGAGGATAAAGTGGAGGTCAGCGTTGAGCCGACCCTGCTTCCGGTCGATCATCCGCTGGCGATGGTGAATGATGAATATAATGCTGTCTATGTGTATGGTGAAGCGGTAGGAGAAACGATGTTTTATGGGCCTGGGGCTGGGAGCCTTCCGACCGCAACAGCTGTTGTCAGCGATTTAGTCGCTGTCATGAAGAATATGCGTCTCGGTGTCAATGGAAGCAGTGCTGTACTTCCGCAATTTCCGAAGAAGTTGAAAACAGATGAAGAGATTCGGGGCAAGCATTTTCTCCGCTTGCGTGTGAAGGATGAGATTGGTGTCTTTGCCCAAATCACATCGATATTCGCAGAAGACGGAATCAGCTTTGAGAAAATCATGCAGCTGCCAATCAAGGAGGAGCAGGCATCAGAGATTGTCTTGATCTCTCATGATGCTCCGCTTGCTAATTTTGAGCGAGTACTTGAGAAGCTTGAAACATATGAGAAGGTTGAAGAAATTAAAAGTACGTATAAGGTTGAAGGAGGTCTTGTCTAA
- the thrC gene encoding threonine synthase, with product MGWKGLIQEFSEFLPVSEGTPALSLHEGNTPLIHCRNLSEELGIELYVKYEGANPTGSFKDRGMVMAVAKAMEEGSDTIICASTGNTSAAAAAYAARAGLRCIVVIPDGKIAMGKLAQAVMYGAEIYAIKGNFDQALAMVRSISTKYPITLVNSVNPYRIEGQKTAAFEVCRDIGKAPDILAIPVGNAGNITAYWKGFKEYDEYHQSGLPEMRGFEAEGAAAIVHNRVFEEPETLATAIRIGNPASWEFAVAAAEESNGQIDEVSDEEIIHAYKLLARKEGVFAEPASCASIAGVIKQLQNGQMKKGQTVVAVLTGNGLKDPNTAVEYGHITPVVIENDEEELVRHFGSVVSS from the coding sequence ATGGGATGGAAAGGGTTAATCCAGGAATTCTCGGAGTTCTTGCCAGTGAGCGAAGGCACTCCTGCTTTAAGTCTGCATGAGGGAAATACACCGTTAATTCATTGCCGGAATCTATCAGAGGAATTAGGAATCGAGCTGTATGTCAAATATGAGGGAGCGAATCCAACGGGCTCCTTTAAGGACAGGGGTATGGTTATGGCAGTCGCCAAAGCAATGGAAGAGGGCAGTGATACAATCATTTGCGCCTCTACTGGCAATACATCTGCGGCGGCTGCAGCCTATGCTGCCCGAGCAGGCTTGCGCTGTATCGTCGTTATTCCTGACGGCAAAATCGCGATGGGAAAACTCGCACAGGCTGTCATGTACGGGGCTGAGATTTATGCCATCAAGGGCAACTTTGACCAAGCGCTTGCGATGGTCCGTTCCATTAGCACAAAATATCCTATCACCCTGGTGAATTCAGTAAATCCATATCGTATTGAAGGGCAGAAAACAGCAGCTTTCGAGGTTTGCCGCGATATAGGAAAGGCTCCTGATATTCTTGCGATTCCAGTAGGGAATGCCGGTAATATTACGGCTTATTGGAAAGGCTTCAAGGAATATGATGAATACCATCAATCAGGACTTCCTGAAATGAGAGGGTTTGAAGCAGAAGGGGCAGCGGCCATTGTTCATAATCGTGTATTCGAGGAACCGGAGACGCTGGCCACGGCTATTCGTATCGGTAACCCAGCAAGCTGGGAATTTGCTGTTGCCGCTGCAGAGGAATCGAACGGGCAGATAGATGAAGTATCTGATGAGGAAATCATTCATGCCTATAAGCTGTTGGCACGCAAGGAAGGTGTGTTCGCAGAACCGGCCTCCTGTGCTTCTATCGCCGGTGTAATTAAACAATTACAGAATGGTCAGATGAAGAAAGGGCAGACAGTAGTGGCTGTTTTGACAGGCAATGGGCTGAAGGATCCGAATACAGCAGTCGAATACGGGCATATCACTCCTGTCGTCATTGAAAATGATGAGGAGGAGCTGGTACGGCATTTCGGGAGTGTGGTTTCATCATGA
- the thrB gene encoding homoserine kinase, which translates to MNQPPMLRIQIPASTANLGPGFDSLGMALGLYLTIEASQSDRWEVIIDCKELQGLPADESNYLVRMAQKAAAFYGAEMPPCRLKVKSDIPLARGLGSSASAIVAGIELANAFCSLKLDEEEKMRFAAIEEGHPDNVGAAIYGGLAVGIQGENGAEVVSLPVVGVAAVVVIPAFELKTEQSRSVLPSELAFGQAVSASAASNTFVAAVCAGNWALAGQMMEMDQFHEPYRAKLMPYFADVRRIAKEYGAYGTAVSGAGPTILSIANLEKVPAIYDALQASFPDMSVHQVQLVNHGPVVRTIK; encoded by the coding sequence ATGAACCAGCCTCCCATGCTGCGCATTCAAATTCCAGCCAGTACGGCTAATCTTGGACCTGGGTTTGACTCGCTTGGAATGGCGCTTGGCCTTTACTTGACGATTGAGGCCTCTCAATCAGACAGATGGGAGGTTATCATAGACTGCAAAGAGCTTCAAGGGCTGCCGGCAGATGAATCGAATTATCTCGTTCGGATGGCGCAAAAAGCGGCAGCATTCTATGGAGCAGAGATGCCTCCGTGCCGATTAAAGGTTAAAAGTGACATCCCGTTGGCAAGGGGACTCGGCAGCAGTGCTTCTGCCATTGTGGCTGGGATTGAGCTCGCCAACGCCTTTTGCTCTCTTAAGTTGGATGAGGAGGAAAAGATGCGTTTTGCCGCCATAGAGGAGGGTCATCCGGATAATGTCGGAGCGGCCATTTATGGCGGATTGGCAGTTGGTATTCAGGGAGAGAATGGTGCTGAAGTTGTCTCCTTGCCAGTTGTCGGGGTTGCGGCTGTTGTGGTGATTCCAGCATTTGAGTTAAAGACAGAGCAGTCGAGGTCCGTCCTCCCATCAGAGCTTGCCTTTGGACAAGCTGTTTCAGCGAGTGCTGCGTCGAATACATTTGTTGCTGCTGTCTGTGCAGGCAACTGGGCGCTTGCTGGCCAGATGATGGAGATGGATCAGTTTCATGAGCCTTACCGCGCTAAACTAATGCCATATTTCGCTGATGTCCGGAGAATCGCCAAAGAATATGGGGCATATGGGACCGCTGTCAGTGGAGCGGGACCAACCATTTTGTCCATTGCCAACTTAGAAAAGGTTCCTGCTATCTATGATGCGCTTCAAGCCTCTTTCCCGGATATGTCCGTTCATCAGGTGCAGTTGGTGAATCATGGTCCTGTCGTAAGGACCATTAAATAA
- a CDS encoding NifU family protein: MALAEQELFDQVQDVLDKLRPFLLRDGGDCELVDVDEGIVKLRLLGACGSCPSSTITLKAGIERALLEEVPGVVEVEQVF; this comes from the coding sequence ATAGCCTTGGCAGAACAAGAGTTATTTGATCAAGTACAAGACGTTCTTGATAAGTTGCGTCCATTTCTTCTTCGCGATGGCGGCGACTGTGAACTGGTTGATGTGGATGAAGGTATCGTGAAGCTGCGTCTTTTAGGAGCATGCGGAAGCTGCCCTAGTTCCACTATCACGCTGAAAGCAGGCATCGAGCGTGCCCTACTTGAAGAAGTTCCTGGCGTTGTAGAAGTAGAACAAGTATTCTAA
- a CDS encoding YuzD family protein has translation MKMAEIFVYGAEQICASCVGMPSSKETYEWLEAALSRKFPEQPIKFTYIDIESPPDDPTVREIAEKVQNDEYFYPLVVMDGNVLGEGNPRLKSIYEALEAYGYKGK, from the coding sequence ATGAAAATGGCAGAGATCTTTGTTTACGGGGCAGAGCAGATTTGCGCCAGCTGTGTGGGAATGCCGTCATCGAAAGAGACATATGAATGGCTGGAGGCAGCGCTTTCTAGGAAGTTTCCTGAGCAGCCAATCAAGTTTACGTATATTGATATCGAAAGTCCGCCTGATGATCCGACCGTGCGCGAGATTGCTGAAAAGGTTCAAAATGATGAGTATTTTTACCCGTTGGTTGTCATGGACGGTAATGTTCTTGGGGAAGGAAATCCCCGCTTAAAATCAATTTATGAAGCATTAGAGGCTTATGGTTATAAGGGGAAATAA
- a CDS encoding response regulator transcription factor, which translates to MQRSILLVEDDRDINRLVKSHLEQENFTVYTAFDGEEGLALFQKYEVDLILLDLMLPKLGGMDFLKEVRTINVVPVLIISAKGSDLDKALGLGFGADDYISKPFSMVELTARVHAAIRRSTQYHTPIKLPAQTILHFKELSLDLTTFSVIVKGKSIQLTSKEFHLLKLFMTNQNRVFTKEQIYSLIWEDDYYGNENVINVHIRRLREKIEANPSNPQYIRTIWGIGYRLGE; encoded by the coding sequence ATGCAAAGAAGTATTTTGCTTGTAGAGGATGACCGAGATATTAATCGTTTAGTCAAAAGCCACTTGGAACAGGAGAATTTCACGGTATATACTGCCTTTGATGGAGAGGAGGGTTTAGCCCTTTTTCAGAAGTATGAAGTAGATTTAATCTTACTTGATTTAATGCTACCAAAGCTCGGCGGGATGGACTTTCTGAAGGAAGTTAGGACAATAAATGTTGTTCCAGTCTTGATTATCTCGGCTAAAGGGAGTGATTTAGATAAAGCGTTAGGACTAGGTTTCGGTGCTGATGACTATATCAGCAAGCCTTTTTCAATGGTAGAGCTAACTGCCCGGGTACATGCCGCCATTCGCCGGTCAACACAGTACCATACTCCAATAAAATTACCTGCCCAAACAATCCTTCATTTTAAAGAGCTATCCCTTGACCTGACAACTTTTTCAGTCATCGTTAAGGGAAAGAGCATACAGCTAACCTCAAAGGAATTTCATCTTTTAAAGCTATTTATGACGAATCAGAACAGAGTTTTTACAAAGGAGCAAATTTATAGCCTCATTTGGGAGGATGACTATTATGGAAATGAGAATGTAATCAATGTCCATATTAGAAGACTTCGAGAAAAAATAGAAGCCAATCCGTCAAACCCTCAATATATCCGGACGATTTGGGGGATTGGATACAGATTAGGTGAGTGA
- a CDS encoding sensor histidine kinase, translated as MTTIVTGIFIVVLLVIISLQSYLSWKMARDLTNIRRQLSDVIEHRTAEKVLIQTDQKTVKQFLIQINRLLDYNQQVIADYVKTKESLRKLLANMSHDLKTPLTVILGYVEKLADEKNISVEERNKTLGRLHQKTLNMAAMLNQFFDLVKLDSGDYSIPLNRISINEVCRRNILDFYDLMQSNHFQVEVDIPEHHYYILGNEEALNRILSNLIHNAIRYGSDGGFFGLAVREEGEYIAIDVWDKGKGIAKVHQEQVFERLFTLDDARNPEFQGSGLGLSITKHLVEAMKGDIHLSSQPYEKTIFTCKFHRIKY; from the coding sequence ATGACAACCATTGTAACAGGAATATTTATCGTCGTCTTGCTTGTCATCATTAGCCTTCAGTCTTACCTTTCGTGGAAAATGGCCAGGGACCTGACCAATATACGAAGGCAGCTTTCTGATGTGATTGAACATAGGACGGCTGAAAAGGTATTAATCCAGACCGATCAGAAAACCGTTAAACAATTTCTCATCCAAATTAATCGGCTCCTGGATTACAATCAGCAAGTCATTGCGGACTATGTTAAAACGAAAGAAAGTTTAAGAAAGTTATTAGCGAATATGTCTCATGATTTAAAGACCCCATTAACGGTCATTTTAGGCTATGTGGAAAAGTTAGCTGACGAGAAGAATATAAGTGTAGAAGAACGGAACAAGACACTAGGCCGACTTCATCAGAAAACACTAAATATGGCAGCCATGCTCAATCAATTTTTTGATCTTGTTAAACTTGATTCGGGGGACTATTCCATTCCGCTTAATCGGATTTCAATTAATGAGGTTTGCCGGAGGAATATACTTGATTTTTATGATTTGATGCAATCGAATCATTTTCAGGTGGAAGTTGATATTCCGGAACATCATTATTATATTCTTGGGAATGAGGAGGCCTTAAATCGGATCTTGAGCAATCTCATTCACAATGCCATTCGGTATGGAAGTGATGGAGGTTTTTTTGGGCTGGCTGTTAGAGAAGAGGGTGAGTATATTGCGATTGATGTATGGGATAAAGGAAAAGGAATTGCTAAAGTTCATCAAGAGCAGGTGTTTGAACGATTATTCACGCTCGATGATGCGAGAAATCCGGAATTTCAAGGAAGCGGACTTGGATTAAGCATAACGAAACACCTAGTAGAAGCCATGAAGGGTGACATTCACTTAAGCAGCCAACCATATGAGAAGACGATCTTCACATGTAAGTTCCATCGAATCAAGTATTAA
- a CDS encoding ATP-binding cassette domain-containing protein — protein sequence MNSVVRTAGLTKKKKGKDLVSNIDLHIHKGEIYGLLGQNGAGKTTILKMLTGITSPTGGEIELFGQRLNERSKFMLKRVGSIIEYPVFFEHLTAIENLKLHCEYLGYYDEQGIKQALNMVQLKGIEDKRVKEFSLGMKQRLGIARAIITKPELIILDEPTNGLDPIGIKDTRDLILMLNREYGITFILSSHILGEMEQVVDRIGVIDNGRLLNEVSLEEIRKQRTDYIELMPTNVQKALYLLEQELHISNMKLLQGNKIRIYDLTHSQSDIAKLLVHHDIGIEEIQKHTSNLEDYFYDQINGGDKVV from the coding sequence ATGAACAGTGTGGTGAGAACGGCAGGATTAACGAAAAAGAAAAAAGGAAAAGACTTGGTAAGCAATATTGACCTTCATATTCATAAAGGGGAAATATACGGGCTCCTTGGCCAAAATGGAGCTGGTAAAACAACAATTCTGAAAATGCTTACAGGAATAACAAGCCCAACAGGCGGAGAGATTGAATTATTCGGACAGAGACTTAATGAACGTTCCAAGTTTATGTTGAAGCGCGTCGGAAGTATTATTGAGTATCCAGTTTTTTTTGAGCACTTAACGGCGATTGAGAATTTGAAGCTCCATTGCGAATATCTAGGCTATTATGATGAGCAAGGAATCAAGCAAGCATTGAATATGGTGCAACTAAAGGGGATTGAGGATAAGCGGGTAAAGGAATTCTCTTTAGGGATGAAGCAAAGGCTTGGAATTGCTAGAGCGATTATTACTAAGCCTGAACTGATTATTCTTGATGAGCCGACAAATGGTCTTGATCCCATTGGGATTAAGGATACGAGGGACTTGATTTTAATGCTTAACAGGGAATACGGTATAACCTTCATCCTGTCGAGTCATATTCTAGGCGAAATGGAGCAGGTTGTAGACAGAATTGGCGTCATCGATAATGGGAGACTGTTAAATGAGGTATCTTTAGAAGAGATAAGAAAGCAACGAACGGATTACATTGAGCTAATGCCGACAAATGTACAAAAAGCACTTTATCTGCTTGAACAGGAACTTCATATTTCAAATATGAAATTGCTTCAAGGGAATAAAATCCGGATTTATGATTTGACGCATTCTCAAAGTGATATTGCCAAATTATTGGTTCACCATGATATTGGCATTGAAGAAATCCAAAAACATACGAGTAACTTGGAAGATTATTTCTATGATCAAATTAATGGGGGAGATAAAGTTGTTTAA
- a CDS encoding ABC transporter permease, with product MFNLMRLEWKKLKRLSVISEVMIYWLILMFMPVFFIKIVMPFMGESYAAAIELNSFIQMGLILLGGSLISQVFIEEYKNKTISLSFGYPISRKKLFTAKVLFIYIFVFLAAVGSYVFTGLTTYLLDLITPIINGQPTNTDIFAFFKSMIAGSLMIPLISFIPLFIFGILTRGTIPTVICSIVCMNLPNFSTFLHLNQDLILLVLCLLGALSIFLSIKTAESAGEL from the coding sequence TTGTTTAATCTAATGCGATTAGAATGGAAAAAGCTAAAACGCCTTTCTGTCATTTCTGAAGTGATGATCTACTGGCTCATTCTTATGTTTATGCCCGTATTTTTCATTAAGATTGTGATGCCCTTCATGGGTGAAAGCTATGCGGCAGCCATTGAACTGAATTCGTTTATACAAATGGGACTCATATTGCTTGGGGGCTCCTTGATCAGCCAGGTTTTTATTGAAGAATATAAAAATAAAACAATCTCTCTCTCCTTCGGGTATCCGATTAGTCGGAAAAAGTTGTTTACGGCAAAAGTATTGTTTATCTACATCTTCGTCTTTCTTGCTGCCGTTGGATCGTATGTTTTTACAGGATTAACAACTTATTTGCTTGATCTGATAACTCCTATTATTAACGGCCAGCCAACAAATACGGATATATTTGCTTTTTTTAAAAGTATGATAGCTGGATCACTCATGATTCCCCTGATTAGTTTCATCCCTCTCTTTATCTTTGGTATTTTGACAAGAGGAACAATCCCAACCGTAATATGCTCTATAGTATGTATGAATTTACCTAATTTCTCGACATTCTTACATCTTAACCAGGACCTTATTCTTCTCGTGCTGTGCCTGCTAGGTGCCCTAAGCATCTTTCTTTCCATCAAAACAGCCGAAAGTGCAGGTGAACTTTAG